The Pantoea vagans genome contains the following window.
GCGTGAAAATTTACGCAGCGTCAATGTCAGCGGCACCAAAATAAACAGTGCGACATCATTGGTCAAAAAGGTGGAGAGTAACGCGGCCGCACACACCATAAACAGCGCCAGCGTGCGCTCATGCTGAAAGCGCTGAATCAGGCGTGCACCAAGCACATCAAAGTAGCCGCTGTTCTCCAGCCCTTTGGTTAGCATCAATAAACCGGTGAGCGTCATGATGGTGTGCCAGTCAACAGCGCCTGGCAGTTGCGGCCAGCGAAAATCGGCCAGCGGCAACAGCACCACACCCAACAGCAACAACAAATGCAAAATACGATCACGCATTAAGGAACGAAGCACGATGGGCATGATGGCGAAAAGCCTTGTAGGTTAGCGACTCTCGTAAAACTGCTTGAAAACGGCCAGGGTTTCATCACTGACGTGATGCTCAAGACCTTCAGAATCTCGGCGGGCGGTTTCCGGGCTGACACCCAGAGCCAACAGAAAGGTTTCAACAATATGGTGGCGAACGCGGCTCGCTTCGGCCAGCTTCTCACCTTCCGCAGTGAGGAATACACCACGATACGGCACCTGTTCAACCAAACCGGTGGTGCCCAGACGCTTCAGCATTTTGGCTACCGTAGGTTGAGAAACGCCTAAACGCGCAGCCATATCCACCTGACGGGCTTCACCAAATTCACGAATCAAATCAGAGATTAACTCGACGTAGTCATCAATAAGTTCACGTCGATGCGCTTCGCGCACCTGGCGAAATCCTTCGACATGCTCCTCGATATCTTTAAGCGGCCCCTGGGGCGTATTGTTAGCGCTCTTTGCACGACGACTCATTCAGCTTCCTCTTTATTATCTGCCGCACTTTAACTGCGGTGCGGGCCTGGCTGCGCTCATTGTAAACCAGGCACAAATAAGCACAAATTTTTCCTAAATAGTGTTGGCTAAAGAGTATAGCCAGTGCTATCTTTGTTCGTAATGTAAGCGAATAG
Protein-coding sequences here:
- the mntR gene encoding manganese-binding transcriptional regulator MntR — encoded protein: MSRRAKSANNTPQGPLKDIEEHVEGFRQVREAHRRELIDDYVELISDLIREFGEARQVDMAARLGVSQPTVAKMLKRLGTTGLVEQVPYRGVFLTAEGEKLAEASRVRHHIVETFLLALGVSPETARRDSEGLEHHVSDETLAVFKQFYESR